A region from the Candidatus Thiothrix putei genome encodes:
- a CDS encoding ammonium transporter: MNIRLGLMMLAAVLGISGVAMADEVAAAPVPDKGDTAWMMLSTLLVILMIVPGMALFYGGLVRAKNMLSVLTQVMAIFCMISLLWAIYGYSLAFGDGGSLNWMIGDFSKLFLAGITADSTAATFTDGVVIPELIFVSFQLTFAAITVALIVGGLAERVKFSALMIFGALWFTFSYLPITHMVWATGGYLFEAGDLDFAGGTVVHINAGIAALVGAIVLGKRVGFGRDPMQPHNLPMTMIGASLLWVGWFGFNAGSNLEANGGAGLAFINTILATAAGGMAWMLTEWLLRGKPSMLGVASGVVAGLVAVTPAAGLVGPMGAIVLGAIAGALCLWGVTGLKKMLGYDDSLDVFGIHGLGGIIGAIGTGIFVSPALGGVGVDDYSMGGQVITQASGVLLTVVWSGIVSFVLFKLIDMTMGLRVSEEEERQGLDTASHGERAYSM, encoded by the coding sequence ATGAATATTCGTCTTGGTTTAATGATGCTGGCAGCCGTACTGGGTATTTCCGGTGTGGCAATGGCTGACGAAGTGGCTGCGGCTCCTGTGCCGGATAAAGGGGATACCGCGTGGATGATGCTGTCCACTTTGCTGGTTATTCTGATGATTGTACCGGGTATGGCACTGTTCTACGGCGGTTTGGTTCGCGCTAAAAACATGTTGTCTGTGTTGACGCAGGTGATGGCTATTTTCTGCATGATTTCGCTATTGTGGGCGATTTACGGTTATTCACTGGCATTCGGCGATGGCGGCAGCTTGAACTGGATGATTGGGGATTTCTCTAAACTGTTCTTGGCGGGCATTACCGCTGATAGCACTGCGGCTACCTTCACGGATGGCGTGGTCATTCCTGAATTGATATTCGTGTCCTTCCAGTTGACGTTTGCGGCAATTACCGTGGCACTGATTGTGGGCGGTTTGGCTGAACGGGTGAAATTTTCTGCCCTGATGATCTTCGGCGCATTGTGGTTCACCTTCTCTTACCTGCCAATCACGCACATGGTGTGGGCAACGGGCGGTTACTTGTTTGAAGCCGGTGATTTAGACTTCGCGGGTGGTACAGTCGTACACATCAATGCGGGTATCGCAGCACTGGTGGGGGCCATTGTACTGGGTAAGCGGGTTGGTTTTGGGCGTGACCCGATGCAACCACACAATCTGCCAATGACCATGATCGGTGCATCGTTGCTGTGGGTCGGTTGGTTCGGTTTCAACGCTGGTTCTAATCTGGAAGCGAATGGCGGCGCTGGTTTGGCTTTCATTAACACCATTTTGGCGACAGCGGCTGGCGGTATGGCGTGGATGTTGACTGAGTGGTTATTGCGCGGCAAGCCATCCATGTTAGGTGTGGCTTCTGGTGTTGTCGCAGGCTTGGTTGCGGTAACACCGGCTGCGGGTTTGGTGGGGCCGATGGGCGCTATCGTACTGGGTGCTATCGCCGGTGCATTGTGCTTGTGGGGCGTGACTGGCCTGAAGAAAATGCTGGGCTACGATGATAGCTTGGACGTTTTCGGTATCCACGGTCTGGGCGGTATCATTGGTGCGATTGGTACGGGTATCTTTGTTTCCCCAGCTTTAGGCGGTGTCGGTGTAGACGACTACTCAATGGGTGGGCAAGTCATTACCCAAGCATCAGGTGTTTTATTAACCGTCGTTTGGTCTGGTATCGTGAGCTTTGTGTTGTTCAAATTGATCGACATGACCATGGGGCTGCGGGTATCGGAAGAAGAAGAACGCCAAGGTTTGGATACTGCTTCCCACGGGGAACGCGCTTATTCCATGTAA
- a CDS encoding PDDEXK nuclease domain-containing protein — protein MIAEQAPPDPRDFIRDPYVLEFLQAKVDAGLYEKDLEQGLINQLQQFLMELGKGFAFVARQKHLRVEGEEFFVDLVFYNYLLKCFVLIDLKIGKLTHQDVGQMDMYVRAFEEQYRGEGDNPTLGLLLCSERNQAVAKYSQLADNPHLFASKYSLYLPTEEELRLELERDRSLLESALAERRAVYRMPSTTGV, from the coding sequence TTGATTGCCGAACAAGCACCACCCGATCCGCGTGATTTCATCCGTGACCCTTACGTGCTGGAATTTCTGCAAGCCAAGGTGGATGCGGGTTTGTACGAGAAAGATTTGGAACAAGGTTTGATCAACCAGCTCCAACAATTCCTGATGGAACTCGGCAAAGGCTTCGCCTTCGTCGCACGGCAAAAACACCTGCGGGTCGAAGGCGAAGAGTTCTTCGTCGACTTAGTGTTCTACAACTACCTGCTGAAATGCTTTGTGCTAATTGACCTCAAGATCGGCAAGCTGACGCATCAGGATGTCGGGCAAATGGATATGTACGTGCGTGCGTTCGAGGAGCAATACCGGGGCGAAGGCGATAACCCGACGCTGGGTTTGCTGCTGTGTTCCGAGCGTAATCAAGCCGTTGCCAAATATTCACAACTCGCCGATAACCCGCACTTGTTTGCCAGCAAATACAGCCTGTACCTGCCGACCGAAGAGGAATTGCGGCTGGAGCTGGAGCGTGATCGCAGTTTGCTTGAGAGCGCATTGGCGGAACGACGAGCGGTTTATCGAATGCCATCGACTACTGGTGTTTAG
- a CDS encoding RNA-guided endonuclease TnpB family protein, protein MIISHKIRLDPNHKQATYLAKAAGTARFAYNWALAEWQTQYAAWKDDNTQPKPNQMGLRRQLNAIKREQFPWMLEVTKNAPQMAIIQLGVAFKNFFAGRAKYPQFKKKGKSRDSFTLTNDQFSLDGCRIRIPNLGLVRMRETLRFSGKILSATISRTADQWFASITVDTTSNHLPPAKNQGTVGVDLGVSALATLSTGEKVVGAKPHKALLSRLKRLSRSLSRKVKSSANRHKAKQKLATLHARIANIRQDSLHQLTTDLTRRFHTIGIEDLNVSGMVKNRHLSRAISDMGFFEFRRQLEYKAGMRGAVVVVADRFFASSKTCSVAGCEHKVEKLPLSVREWTCPVCGAVHDRDINAAKNLEEYAVSYTVSACGGEGSGLGRKPKTKPAPVKQEFNTMTTFS, encoded by the coding sequence ATGATCATCAGCCACAAAATCCGCCTTGACCCCAACCATAAGCAAGCGACGTACTTGGCGAAAGCCGCAGGCACAGCACGGTTCGCCTACAACTGGGCGTTGGCAGAATGGCAAACCCAATACGCCGCATGGAAAGACGATAACACCCAGCCAAAACCCAACCAAATGGGCTTGCGCCGCCAATTGAACGCCATCAAACGCGAACAATTCCCCTGGATGCTGGAAGTCACCAAAAACGCCCCGCAAATGGCAATTATCCAACTCGGCGTAGCCTTCAAAAACTTCTTTGCGGGACGAGCCAAGTACCCGCAATTCAAAAAGAAAGGTAAAAGCCGCGACAGTTTCACCCTCACTAACGACCAGTTCAGCCTTGACGGTTGCCGCATCCGCATTCCCAACCTTGGGTTAGTACGGATGCGGGAAACGTTACGCTTTTCCGGTAAAATTCTCTCTGCCACGATTTCCCGCACCGCTGATCAGTGGTTCGCCAGCATCACCGTGGACACCACCTCAAACCACCTCCCGCCTGCCAAAAACCAAGGCACGGTAGGGGTGGATTTGGGCGTATCTGCACTGGCAACCCTATCAACGGGGGAAAAAGTGGTTGGGGCGAAGCCGCATAAAGCCTTGCTTTCCCGCCTAAAACGGCTCTCGCGCAGCCTGTCCCGCAAGGTCAAAAGCAGTGCCAACCGCCACAAGGCAAAACAAAAACTGGCAACACTTCACGCACGTATTGCCAACATTCGCCAAGACAGTTTGCACCAACTCACTACGGATTTAACCCGCCGTTTTCACACCATCGGCATTGAAGATTTGAACGTGTCGGGCATGGTGAAAAACCGTCATTTATCCCGTGCCATCAGTGATATGGGGTTTTTCGAGTTCCGGCGGCAACTGGAATACAAGGCGGGAATGCGCGGTGCGGTGGTCGTGGTGGCTGATCGGTTTTTTGCCTCCAGCAAAACCTGTTCTGTTGCTGGCTGTGAGCATAAAGTGGAGAAGCTGCCACTGTCGGTACGTGAATGGACTTGCCCCGTTTGCGGTGCAGTCCATGACCGTGACATAAATGCCGCCAAGAATTTAGAAGAATACGCCGTGAGTTACACGGTGTCTGCCTGTGGAGGGGAAGGCTCTGGTCTTGGGCGCAAGCCGAAGACGAAACCAGCCCCCGTGAAGCAGGAATTCAACACCATGACTACTTTTAGTTAG
- a CDS encoding DUF1016 N-terminal domain-containing protein — protein MSAQLTWTHYRHLLRVENPAARDWYANEAITQGWSTRAVISNLPKSTYS, from the coding sequence GTGAGTGCACAATTGACGTGGACACATTACCGCCACCTGTTACGGGTTGAAAATCCCGCTGCCCGTGACTGGTACGCCAACGAAGCCATTACCCAAGGCTGGAGTACTCGCGCCGTTATTTCAAACCTACCCAAATCTACCTATAGCTAA
- a CDS encoding acyl-CoA desaturase, with protein MNASTELSRIFLHDARTNPVAGDVRWSPIKSLWVFTHALLAVIGGAMTLSLDAVAIFVIITATTLCLGHSLGMHRRLIHNSYECPRWLEYSFVHLGVLVGLAGPFGMVHTHDLRDWAQRQAACHPYLRHGSTFWKDAWWQLHCDLHLEHPPSFRPEQRIAHDPILHFMEQTWMLQQLPLALLLFFVGGLPWVIWGISVRVIVSVTGHWLVGYFAHNSGEMDNEVLNAAVQGHNVKWAACITMGESWHNNHHAYPGSALLGLYANQADPGWRVLNALHNMGLVWNIVLPKDLPHRANLRPLTPRATQGTGDKHLTDCAILKALS; from the coding sequence ATGAACGCATCGACAGAATTATCTCGCATTTTCCTACATGACGCTCGCACTAACCCTGTCGCAGGCGACGTGCGCTGGTCGCCTATCAAATCCTTATGGGTATTCACTCATGCACTATTGGCGGTTATCGGTGGCGCAATGACTTTATCGCTGGATGCCGTAGCCATCTTTGTCATCATCACCGCGACTACATTATGCTTGGGGCATTCGTTGGGGATGCATCGCCGCTTAATTCACAACAGCTACGAATGCCCGCGATGGCTGGAGTACAGCTTTGTTCACCTTGGTGTATTGGTAGGTTTGGCGGGGCCATTCGGCATGGTACACACCCATGACTTACGCGATTGGGCGCAACGCCAAGCAGCCTGCCACCCTTACTTACGCCACGGCTCAACATTCTGGAAGGATGCGTGGTGGCAATTGCATTGTGATTTGCACCTGGAACACCCACCCAGTTTCCGCCCTGAGCAACGCATTGCCCACGATCCCATCCTGCATTTCATGGAACAAACGTGGATGTTGCAACAATTACCACTCGCCCTACTACTGTTTTTCGTGGGTGGTCTGCCTTGGGTCATTTGGGGAATTTCTGTGCGCGTGATAGTGTCCGTAACGGGGCATTGGCTAGTCGGTTATTTCGCTCACAACAGCGGCGAAATGGATAACGAGGTGCTGAATGCAGCGGTACAAGGGCATAACGTCAAGTGGGCTGCGTGCATAACAATGGGTGAATCATGGCACAATAATCACCACGCTTACCCTGGTTCGGCACTATTGGGACTTTATGCCAATCAGGCTGACCCCGGCTGGCGCGTGTTAAATGCTTTACATAACATGGGTTTAGTGTGGAACATTGTGCTGCCCAAAGACTTGCCACACCGCGCCAACTTACGCCCACTAACACCGAGGGCAACGCAGGGAACGGGTGATAAACACCTTACTGATTGTGCGATCTTGAAGGCGTTATCGTAA